A genomic window from Sulfurovum riftiae includes:
- a CDS encoding type IV pilus twitching motility protein PilT, with protein MALENATAMEKLNNWLSMLIEVEGADLHIKTDGQVRARVRDDIVALSTEVATDEIMEGIIKGLTGEDYEDFMETKEYDGAYSLDENHRFRVNIFMHIGGYAIAMRLIPGYIRTIEELNLPSSLHKLAELRRGLVLVTGTTGSGKSTTLASIIEEINANHPYHIITIEDPIEYIHKDRKCIVEQRELGLHTRSFSRALRAAMREDPDIIVVGEIRDMATAESILQAVNTGHLVFSTIHTLDARETIDRLIAIFPTSEQNRVRDTLASTLEAVISQRLILGADENTMIPAAEVMFKSPQIQELIRNKRDHEIPDALEKERISYETQTFNRALFDLTLNDMITEKQAFEYATSPADLKLMFTMSPEYEKKVHRNEKVKEVWLKEDAKKGEEE; from the coding sequence ATGGCATTAGAGAATGCAACGGCAATGGAAAAACTGAACAATTGGTTGAGCATGCTGATCGAAGTGGAAGGGGCCGACCTTCATATTAAGACAGATGGTCAGGTACGTGCGCGTGTAAGAGACGATATTGTTGCACTCTCGACAGAAGTGGCTACAGATGAGATCATGGAAGGTATCATCAAGGGGCTTACAGGTGAGGATTATGAGGATTTCATGGAGACCAAAGAGTATGATGGCGCCTACTCGCTTGATGAAAACCACCGTTTCAGGGTCAACATATTCATGCATATCGGAGGCTATGCCATCGCCATGCGTCTGATCCCAGGATATATCAGAACCATCGAAGAACTGAACCTGCCTTCCTCACTGCATAAACTTGCAGAACTCCGACGGGGACTGGTCCTGGTGACCGGTACGACAGGTAGTGGTAAGTCCACCACGCTGGCCAGTATCATTGAAGAGATCAATGCCAACCACCCCTATCATATCATCACTATCGAGGACCCGATCGAATATATCCACAAAGACAGAAAATGTATCGTGGAGCAGCGTGAACTCGGTCTTCATACACGCAGCTTCTCCAGAGCCCTGCGTGCAGCGATGAGGGAAGATCCAGACATTATTGTCGTTGGTGAGATCCGTGATATGGCAACAGCAGAAAGTATTCTTCAGGCGGTCAATACGGGCCACCTTGTCTTCTCTACCATCCATACACTCGATGCAAGAGAGACCATTGACAGACTGATCGCCATTTTCCCTACTTCAGAGCAGAACAGGGTCAGAGATACATTGGCCTCTACTCTGGAAGCGGTTATTTCGCAGCGTCTTATCCTCGGAGCGGATGAGAATACGATGATCCCTGCGGCAGAGGTCATGTTCAAAAGTCCTCAGATACAGGAACTCATCAGGAACAAACGTGACCATGAGATCCCTGATGCCCTTGAAAAAGAGCGTATCAGTTATGAAACACAGACCTTCAACCGTGCACTCTTCGACCTGACACTCAATGACATGATCACAGAGAAGCAAGCATTCGAGTATGCAACATCACCTGCCGATCTGAAATTGATGTTCACGATGAGTCCGGAATATGAAAAGAAGGTACATCGTAACGAAAAAGTCAAAGAGGTTTGGCTGAAAGAAGATGCTAAAAAAGGTGAAGAGGAGTAA
- a CDS encoding DUF2238 domain-containing protein, whose product MRKWLWLGIFALVLVWSAVHPKDQFTWFLEVAPALIGFVLIVMTYKKFPLTPLLYTLILIHMIILMVGGHYTYAEVPLFDWIKEVFHQSRNNYDKVGHFAQGFMPAILAREILLRKHIVTASKAWLNYIVLSIILAFSAFYELIEWWVALASGDEAVAFLGTQGYVWDTQSDMMYALIGGIAALVFLSRLHDRQLKKFL is encoded by the coding sequence ATGAGAAAATGGCTCTGGTTAGGTATTTTTGCTCTGGTACTGGTTTGGTCCGCAGTCCACCCAAAAGACCAGTTCACATGGTTTTTGGAAGTCGCACCTGCATTGATCGGTTTCGTACTCATCGTGATGACCTATAAAAAATTCCCTCTCACACCCCTGCTCTATACGCTCATATTGATTCATATGATCATCCTGATGGTGGGTGGACATTACACCTATGCGGAAGTACCACTCTTTGACTGGATCAAAGAGGTGTTTCATCAGAGCAGAAACAATTATGACAAGGTAGGACATTTTGCGCAGGGGTTCATGCCGGCTATCCTGGCAAGGGAGATCCTGCTGCGAAAGCATATCGTGACCGCTTCCAAAGCTTGGCTGAACTACATTGTTCTCAGTATCATCCTTGCATTTTCCGCTTTTTATGAACTGATCGAATGGTGGGTCGCTCTAGCGTCAGGAGATGAGGCAGTGGCATTTTTGGGTACGCAGGGGTATGTGTGGGATACACAGTCCGATATGATGTATGCGCTTATTGGCGGTATTGCAGCGTTGGTATTTTTGAGCCGTCTGCACGACAGGCAGCTCAAAAAGTTTCTTTAG
- a CDS encoding class I SAM-dependent DNA methyltransferase, with the protein MKNTPDHFAHKSKSWDMNSKRVQNAKGIADLIVKNIELSPAIELMDFGAGTGLLSYFIAPHVKKIVAIDNSPSMLEEFKKKCDEFECETEVIQKDLSREIVERKFDGIISSMTIHHVEDQKALFSKFYEMLNENGFIAIADLDSEDGSFHSDNTGVFHHGFDREMLKSVAKEAGFRNITFSLANTINKPHRDFTVFLMTAYK; encoded by the coding sequence ATGAAAAATACACCAGACCACTTTGCGCACAAGTCAAAATCATGGGATATGAACTCCAAAAGAGTTCAAAATGCCAAGGGGATCGCAGACTTAATAGTAAAAAATATAGAACTCTCACCTGCTATAGAGCTTATGGATTTCGGAGCCGGAACCGGACTGTTGAGTTATTTTATTGCACCCCATGTCAAGAAGATCGTGGCTATTGACAACTCCCCTTCTATGCTCGAAGAGTTCAAAAAGAAGTGTGATGAATTCGAATGTGAGACAGAAGTGATACAGAAAGACCTCAGTCGTGAAATTGTTGAGAGAAAATTTGACGGTATCATCTCATCTATGACTATTCATCATGTTGAGGACCAGAAAGCCCTCTTCTCCAAATTCTATGAAATGCTCAATGAGAATGGTTTTATAGCCATTGCAGACCTTGACAGTGAAGACGGCAGCTTCCACAGCGACAATACAGGTGTGTTCCATCATGGTTTTGACAGAGAGATGCTTAAGAGCGTAGCGAAAGAGGCCGGTTTCAGGAATATCACCTTCAGCCTGGCCAATACGATCAACAAGCCCCATCGTGATTTCACGGTATTTTTGATGACAGCATATAAATAA
- a CDS encoding aldo/keto reductase has translation MKYRYIGKTGLRVSPICMGTMTFGTQCDKKEAFRIMDKAYEHGVNFYDTAELYPVPPEAELAGITEEWVGEWMLTKSRDSIILATKVAGAASGWFVPPIRHGLTAIDRFHIERAVEGSLRKLKTDYIDLYQMHWPDTVVPIEESLEAFDRLVRAGKVRYIGTSNDTAYGTAKALMTSHYRGLARFESIQNNFSLLNRRFLDELSTLCEKEQVSLLPYSPLAGGVLSGKYNQAMKPEEAHGRFADYLKSPNQRQRAMAQRFMNDRTLASTQKYLKIAADAGLHPVTLATAWSKQFNFVASTIIGATSAEQLDASLAAMELTLSDEVLRACDKVHEEILYPMG, from the coding sequence ATGAAGTACAGGTATATAGGTAAAACCGGATTGCGTGTTTCTCCCATCTGTATGGGAACGATGACCTTTGGTACGCAGTGTGACAAAAAAGAGGCGTTTCGCATCATGGACAAAGCCTATGAACACGGTGTAAATTTCTACGATACGGCAGAACTCTACCCTGTCCCGCCGGAAGCAGAACTTGCAGGTATCACCGAAGAGTGGGTCGGCGAATGGATGCTGACAAAGTCCAGGGATTCCATTATACTGGCGACCAAAGTGGCAGGTGCAGCCAGCGGCTGGTTCGTTCCTCCCATACGACACGGTCTGACGGCCATAGACCGTTTCCACATCGAACGTGCGGTCGAAGGCAGTCTTAGAAAACTCAAAACGGACTATATCGACCTTTACCAGATGCACTGGCCCGATACGGTCGTTCCTATCGAAGAGTCTCTCGAAGCATTCGACAGACTGGTCCGGGCCGGAAAAGTACGCTACATAGGCACCTCGAACGATACGGCATACGGTACAGCCAAAGCACTCATGACCTCACATTATAGGGGCCTGGCACGCTTCGAGTCGATACAGAACAACTTTTCTCTGCTCAACCGCCGATTTCTGGATGAACTCTCTACACTATGTGAAAAGGAGCAGGTATCGCTGCTTCCCTATTCTCCTTTGGCCGGCGGTGTACTCAGCGGAAAATACAACCAGGCAATGAAACCCGAGGAGGCCCATGGCAGATTTGCAGACTACCTCAAGTCTCCCAACCAAAGGCAAAGGGCCATGGCACAGCGCTTCATGAATGACAGAACCCTGGCATCGACACAAAAGTATCTCAAGATCGCAGCAGATGCAGGCCTGCATCCGGTCACTCTGGCAACAGCATGGTCGAAACAGTTCAACTTCGTCGCCTCGACGATCATTGGCGCTACAAGTGCGGAACAGTTGGATGCCTCGCTGGCTGCCATGGAGCTGACACTCAGTGACGAAGTGCTGCGAGCCTGTGACAAAGTACATGAAGAGATACTCTACCCTATGGGCTGA
- a CDS encoding DUF6172 family protein produces MKKVFQLRDEKKHEDRVLEAVKHDIRKYVKREKRKKLPDSETMYWDFDCRIGVDESSAQQVVFDALIKALDSVKESGAVQCYVEILAKAVEKPPRSTSYVSDADVPATDVV; encoded by the coding sequence GTGAAAAAAGTATTTCAACTCAGAGATGAAAAAAAGCATGAAGACCGCGTACTTGAAGCGGTAAAACATGATATCCGGAAATATGTCAAAAGGGAAAAGCGGAAAAAACTGCCCGACAGTGAAACGATGTATTGGGATTTCGACTGCAGGATCGGTGTGGATGAGTCTTCTGCGCAGCAGGTTGTCTTTGATGCGCTCATCAAAGCACTGGACAGTGTCAAAGAGAGCGGGGCGGTACAGTGTTATGTGGAGATCCTGGCCAAAGCAGTGGAAAAACCGCCCAGAAGTACATCCTATGTTTCAGATGCGGATGTCCCTGCAACAGATGTCGTTTAA
- a CDS encoding DEAD/DEAH box helicase gives MSFNTLGLSEPLLKAVKEQGYTEPTPIQKQAIPVIINKKDVLAAAQTGTGKTAGFTLPLLQRLDQTRPQMKKQQIRALVLTPTRELAAQVAESVKLYGKHMPYRSTMIFGGVGINPQLATIRKGVDIVIATPGRLLDIAGQKGIDFSALEVLILDEADRMLDMGFIHDIKKLMKMMPQKKQTLLFSATFSPEIKKLASGLLNKPETIEVARQNKTADQISQVVHYVDKHRKRELLSQLIKTKNWEQVLVFTRTKHGANKLTKQLEETGITAAAIHGNKSQGARTKALANFKEGKTRVLVATDIAARGIDIDQLPHVVNFELPNVPEDYVHRIGRTGRAGQSGEAVSLVCVDEHKLLFDIEKLIKNEINKVHIAAFTPDPNIKAEPIQNGRGGGRGGNAKRQSQGGNSNGSRNNSRNRNRNRNRSAGDR, from the coding sequence ATGTCATTCAATACACTGGGGCTTTCAGAGCCTCTACTCAAAGCAGTCAAAGAACAGGGCTATACAGAGCCTACACCCATTCAAAAGCAGGCTATTCCCGTCATTATAAATAAAAAAGATGTCCTTGCCGCAGCACAGACAGGTACAGGAAAAACCGCCGGATTTACATTGCCGCTCCTTCAAAGGCTCGATCAGACAAGACCACAGATGAAAAAGCAGCAGATCAGGGCTTTGGTACTGACACCTACGAGAGAACTTGCCGCACAGGTAGCTGAAAGTGTCAAACTCTATGGGAAACACATGCCGTACAGATCTACTATGATCTTCGGAGGTGTGGGCATCAATCCACAGCTTGCGACCATCAGAAAAGGGGTGGACATCGTCATCGCAACACCGGGCAGACTGCTCGATATTGCCGGACAGAAAGGTATCGATTTCTCTGCTCTTGAGGTACTCATTCTCGATGAAGCGGACAGAATGCTCGATATGGGCTTCATCCATGACATCAAGAAACTGATGAAGATGATGCCGCAAAAGAAACAGACACTGCTTTTCTCGGCAACATTTTCTCCGGAGATAAAGAAACTGGCTTCAGGCCTTCTCAACAAGCCTGAGACCATCGAAGTGGCGCGCCAGAACAAAACGGCAGACCAGATCAGCCAAGTGGTCCACTATGTGGACAAGCACAGAAAAAGAGAGCTGCTTTCCCAGCTCATCAAAACGAAGAACTGGGAGCAGGTACTGGTCTTCACCCGTACGAAGCATGGTGCGAACAAGCTGACAAAGCAGCTTGAGGAGACAGGCATAACTGCAGCTGCCATTCATGGGAACAAGAGCCAGGGAGCCAGGACCAAAGCACTGGCAAACTTCAAAGAGGGAAAGACACGTGTACTTGTGGCTACGGATATCGCTGCCAGAGGAATAGACATTGACCAGCTTCCGCATGTGGTCAACTTCGAACTGCCCAATGTACCCGAAGATTATGTACACCGTATCGGTAGAACAGGACGTGCAGGGCAGAGCGGCGAAGCTGTTTCATTGGTCTGTGTCGATGAGCACAAACTTCTCTTCGATATAGAGAAACTCATTAAAAACGAGATCAACAAAGTGCATATTGCGGCATTTACGCCGGACCCGAATATAAAGGCCGAACCTATTCAGAATGGAAGAGGCGGAGGACGTGGCGGTAATGCAAAGCGTCAAAGCCAGGGCGGGAACAGTAATGGTTCTCGAAACAACAGCAGAAACAGGAACCGTAACAGAAACAGGTCGGCAGGAGACAGATAG
- a CDS encoding serine hydrolase domain-containing protein — MKKIIILLSTIITLITAQDLQKTVQSTVTIYSEESNNTGILLLTEEKGSTFKASAGLADRKSKEEIHTDDLFEIGSASKMFTAIAIFQLIEQGKLSLDTSLGKLYPKGKIRALANFKGKNYWDDVTVGMLLNHTSGFIDYLNVYGDDAKAIEIYSDKSKVYTFDTIIDLALNFGDANFKPGTAFKYCNTGYIILGDIISKVSGMNWHDFIEKHIFDKAGVKRTYFGTRLPEGIRKKMPKGYIFGKLTSMPMALADSAGEIVSNLDDLTRLIDTWKEGGYYKKDETLQIQKTQGYHRMDPAITNMNYGYGLMEIDGYYGHGGQTFGFESYVTTNPDNNNTYIVGTNDAMVRSMALFMKMAGIEYKYFPEH, encoded by the coding sequence ATGAAAAAAATCATCATACTTCTCTCAACAATCATTACACTGATCACTGCACAGGACTTGCAGAAAACGGTACAAAGCACAGTAACCATTTACTCGGAAGAAAGTAATAACACAGGTATACTTCTTTTAACGGAAGAAAAGGGTAGCACTTTCAAAGCTTCTGCCGGATTGGCAGACCGTAAGAGCAAAGAAGAAATACATACAGATGACCTCTTCGAGATCGGGTCGGCAAGCAAAATGTTCACTGCCATTGCCATTTTCCAGTTGATAGAGCAGGGGAAACTCTCACTCGACACCTCTTTGGGGAAACTTTACCCGAAAGGAAAGATAAGAGCGTTGGCGAATTTCAAGGGAAAAAACTACTGGGATGATGTGACCGTCGGAATGCTGTTGAACCATACTTCCGGTTTTATTGACTACCTCAATGTCTATGGTGATGATGCCAAAGCGATCGAGATATACTCGGACAAAAGCAAAGTCTATACTTTCGATACTATCATCGACCTGGCATTGAATTTTGGGGATGCGAACTTCAAACCCGGAACAGCATTCAAATACTGCAATACAGGCTATATCATTTTGGGAGATATCATTTCCAAAGTATCGGGGATGAACTGGCATGATTTTATAGAAAAACATATTTTTGACAAAGCAGGGGTGAAACGTACTTATTTCGGTACACGTCTGCCTGAAGGCATTCGGAAGAAGATGCCCAAAGGATATATTTTCGGAAAACTCACATCCATGCCAATGGCATTGGCTGACAGTGCAGGGGAAATCGTCTCGAATCTCGATGACCTGACACGACTCATCGATACATGGAAAGAGGGTGGTTACTACAAGAAAGATGAGACGCTGCAGATACAGAAAACACAGGGCTATCATCGTATGGATCCCGCTATTACCAATATGAATTACGGCTATGGTTTAATGGAAATAGATGGCTACTACGGCCACGGCGGACAGACCTTTGGTTTCGAGTCCTATGTAACGACCAATCCGGACAATAACAATACCTATATCGTCGGAACCAATGATGCCATGGTAAGAAGCATGGCTCTTTTCATGAAAATGGCAGGCATTGAATATAAATATTTTCCTGAACACTAA
- a CDS encoding class I SAM-dependent methyltransferase, with protein sequence MIFTTETIQEIFPLLERKLNDNHQTTFRVLNPDYARGSYAGSKIDIDGTYYLYRSLRAWMELAELLGCRMLVPKEQGGHLLSLTFEKIAQHSFHFSHNAEKEEKYGVTSEFSAIHKMEEPAFFYYYNQALDNVKLSKRKRILDLGVNRGDEFKVIKNKIDISTYKKMELVGIDHSKTAIEYAEGLFEEENVYFYAEDINNLKSLNLNRFDLLISIGTLQSPGINFKPFFMDLVQNYLEKADSAIILGFPNSRWIGGEMVYGAKAPNYAMSEMSLLFNDVMFCKKYLQQKKYRVTLTGKQYIFLTATKIGAKNNIST encoded by the coding sequence ATGATATTTACGACCGAGACCATTCAGGAGATCTTTCCTTTACTCGAAAGAAAACTCAATGATAATCACCAGACTACATTTCGGGTGCTGAATCCTGATTATGCACGAGGGAGCTATGCCGGCAGTAAGATAGATATAGACGGAACGTACTATCTATACCGCAGTTTGAGAGCCTGGATGGAACTTGCCGAGCTGCTCGGCTGCCGTATGCTTGTCCCCAAAGAACAGGGTGGACACCTTCTCAGTCTTACGTTTGAAAAGATAGCACAACACTCATTTCACTTTAGCCACAATGCCGAAAAAGAGGAAAAGTATGGGGTAACCTCTGAATTTTCCGCCATTCACAAGATGGAAGAACCTGCATTCTTTTACTATTATAATCAAGCCCTTGACAATGTAAAACTATCAAAAAGAAAACGCATCCTTGACCTTGGTGTCAATCGGGGTGATGAGTTTAAAGTGATCAAAAACAAAATAGATATTTCCACATATAAAAAAATGGAACTTGTAGGCATAGACCACTCAAAAACAGCCATAGAGTATGCTGAAGGACTGTTTGAAGAGGAAAATGTATACTTCTATGCTGAAGATATTAATAACCTGAAAAGTTTAAACCTTAACAGATTTGATCTGTTGATCAGCATAGGCACACTGCAAAGCCCCGGTATCAATTTTAAACCTTTCTTCATGGACCTGGTACAAAACTACCTGGAGAAAGCAGACTCTGCCATTATTTTGGGTTTTCCAAACTCCAGATGGATCGGGGGAGAGATGGTCTACGGTGCCAAGGCTCCCAACTATGCCATGAGCGAGATGAGCCTGCTTTTCAATGATGTGATGTTCTGTAAAAAGTACCTGCAGCAGAAGAAGTATCGTGTAACACTCACAGGAAAGCAGTATATCTTCCTGACCGCTACGAAAATAGGTGCAAAAAATAACATTTCTACTTAG
- a CDS encoding entericidin EcnAB translates to MKKTLLVLTLLTALVFLFSGCATWHGLKKDASRTWDVATA, encoded by the coding sequence ATGAAAAAAACATTACTCGTTTTAACACTGCTGACAGCTCTGGTCTTTCTTTTTAGCGGATGTGCGACCTGGCATGGTCTGAAAAAAGATGCAAGCCGCACCTGGGATGTCGCTACGGCATAA
- a CDS encoding Tll0287-like domain-containing protein, with protein sequence MRLSTILLSTALLASISTAAETMPVKQEGIKYIKMLGGALKSQLQEKMKEDKTGLTALAFCTSSANDITEEVNKKLPAYAKVRRTSLKVRNNKVNTADATDKKVMEAYSEAIKAGKFTPKDIKVVEEGDVTRVYKPLVAKAVCLKCHGSDLSPKIAEAIKSAYPDDKATGFKEGNLRGVIIAEIKKH encoded by the coding sequence ATGAGATTATCAACAATTTTACTTTCTACAGCACTGCTTGCTTCCATTTCCACAGCAGCAGAGACCATGCCGGTCAAGCAGGAAGGCATCAAATACATCAAAATGCTGGGCGGAGCACTTAAAAGCCAGCTGCAGGAGAAGATGAAAGAAGACAAGACAGGCCTGACAGCACTGGCTTTCTGCACCAGCAGTGCCAACGACATTACAGAAGAGGTCAACAAGAAACTGCCTGCTTACGCAAAAGTACGCAGAACATCGCTTAAGGTCAGAAACAACAAAGTCAATACAGCCGATGCAACCGATAAAAAGGTAATGGAAGCGTATAGTGAAGCTATTAAAGCAGGGAAATTCACTCCAAAAGATATCAAAGTAGTAGAAGAGGGTGATGTGACACGTGTTTACAAACCACTCGTCGCCAAGGCAGTCTGCCTCAAGTGTCACGGAAGCGATCTCTCGCCAAAGATCGCCGAAGCGATCAAATCTGCCTATCCGGACGATAAAGCGACCGGCTTCAAAGAGGGTAATCTACGCGGTGTGATCATTGCAGAGATCAAAAAACACTAA
- a CDS encoding TetR/AcrR family transcriptional regulator, whose product MNEQSVNTPLSKGGKTKEKILKHALKLFSMKGYKATTVRDIAGSIGIKQSALYNHFRNKDEILETLISNLTSSAIVTLFDNKEAQELHKQGKSLLMSIAATFKLISFDGQNEALFKLLMQEIYRNERIREIYNEYFYQENVKKLSGLFFGMMQADMIKSSDPLLLANEFFSPLFFYQMQVSLLKLDKKSTSSVVSLFEKHVDYFWDNIKVEKQETLF is encoded by the coding sequence ATGAACGAGCAGAGCGTCAATACTCCCCTATCCAAAGGGGGGAAAACAAAAGAGAAAATACTCAAACATGCACTGAAACTCTTCTCTATGAAGGGATACAAAGCAACGACGGTCAGGGATATCGCAGGATCCATAGGTATCAAGCAGAGTGCCCTCTACAACCACTTCAGGAACAAGGACGAAATACTTGAAACACTCATAAGCAACCTTACCTCTTCGGCCATAGTCACGTTATTTGACAATAAAGAGGCTCAGGAGCTCCATAAACAGGGGAAATCGCTTTTAATGAGCATTGCCGCAACATTCAAGCTGATTAGCTTTGACGGGCAGAATGAAGCCCTTTTCAAGCTTTTGATGCAGGAGATCTACCGTAACGAGCGTATACGGGAGATCTATAACGAATATTTCTACCAGGAGAACGTCAAAAAGCTCTCAGGCCTCTTCTTCGGCATGATGCAGGCCGATATGATCAAGTCTTCCGACCCGCTTTTGCTTGCAAATGAGTTCTTTTCTCCCCTTTTCTTCTATCAGATGCAGGTTTCTTTGCTAAAATTAGACAAGAAATCGACCTCTTCGGTGGTTTCATTGTTCGAAAAGCATGTCGATTATTTCTGGGACAATATTAAAGTAGAGAAGCAGGAGACACTCTTTTGA
- a CDS encoding mechanosensitive ion channel family protein: MKKILLLAILFSTFLLSKDTLNPFLDQQMKVEAQLLEQNLTKEERATIQKKQHSEYQHFFMEYAANKKDNLAISNPYRMEISRLKIRISNNRQRGYKSAVLRDKALLHEYMMRNMFRDILNEVLRSTENKSKDFYEDKVDEILIKYFSEYKPLKMELYKEFTDTNKTGSIPQTIRETVKRIFLLEAVSRTFSAELVENRLNIYRAARLSEVKLFALASVVNESSLGQMLNPYLAPLNLDSSKLTVIIAIIALILIIQKIIYLIMNLILKHYHVKEEDMEYIHSHITKLFNIIASLFIIQVILVVFFGVDTKSILISKFFAVLYIILFTMLIYRSSNFLVHLRIDRIQSYKYLKKEVVNLVIKTGNVLIIMLAFILILYILGVNLTAVLSGLGIGGFAVAFAAKDSIANIFGSISILAGDLFEQGDWIEIDNMDGTVVEIGLRATTIRTFDNALISIPNFKLVNEGIKNWSRRSIGRRIKMIIGVTYESDFENIKKAIEEIRTMLREHPGIANERTQFQSFYRQPKLISAEDFKGVKRTTLVYMDEFADSSINILIYCFSRSVVWQEWLSVKEDVMYKVAEILKKYDLDFAYPAMTVHLAKEQGKDEEKKEQVVQHGF; the protein is encoded by the coding sequence TTGAAAAAAATACTCTTGCTTGCCATACTTTTCAGTACATTTCTCCTCTCAAAAGATACACTGAATCCCTTTCTCGACCAGCAGATGAAGGTTGAGGCACAGCTGCTTGAACAGAATCTCACCAAAGAAGAGAGAGCGACGATACAGAAAAAACAGCACAGTGAATATCAGCATTTTTTCATGGAATATGCTGCCAACAAAAAAGATAACCTGGCAATAAGCAATCCATACCGAATGGAAATAAGCAGACTGAAAATACGCATCAGCAACAATCGCCAGCGCGGGTACAAAAGCGCTGTACTCAGAGACAAAGCTCTGTTGCATGAATACATGATGAGGAACATGTTCAGAGATATCCTCAACGAAGTGCTCAGAAGCACTGAGAACAAATCGAAGGATTTCTATGAAGACAAGGTCGATGAGATACTGATCAAATATTTTTCAGAATACAAACCTCTGAAGATGGAGCTCTATAAAGAGTTTACCGATACGAACAAGACGGGAAGCATCCCTCAAACGATACGTGAAACAGTGAAAAGGATCTTTCTTCTTGAAGCGGTCAGCAGGACCTTCAGTGCAGAACTTGTGGAGAACCGTCTGAATATTTACCGTGCGGCCAGGCTTTCGGAAGTAAAACTCTTTGCCCTGGCCAGTGTGGTCAATGAGTCCTCTCTTGGACAGATGCTGAATCCTTATCTTGCACCCCTGAATCTGGACAGTAGCAAACTTACAGTGATTATTGCGATCATTGCGCTCATTTTGATCATACAAAAGATCATTTATCTGATAATGAACCTGATATTGAAACATTATCATGTTAAAGAAGAGGATATGGAGTACATTCACAGCCATATTACAAAACTTTTCAATATCATTGCATCACTCTTCATAATCCAGGTTATACTGGTGGTCTTCTTCGGGGTCGATACAAAAAGTATTCTGATCAGCAAATTCTTTGCCGTTCTTTATATCATTCTTTTCACTATGCTTATCTATCGCAGCAGTAATTTCCTTGTGCACCTTCGCATAGATCGTATACAGAGTTACAAATACCTCAAAAAAGAGGTGGTGAATCTTGTTATCAAAACAGGAAACGTACTCATTATCATGCTCGCCTTCATACTGATACTCTATATTCTCGGAGTCAATCTGACAGCAGTACTTTCCGGTCTGGGTATTGGTGGTTTTGCCGTGGCGTTCGCTGCCAAGGACAGTATTGCCAATATCTTCGGTTCCATCTCCATTCTTGCCGGTGACCTTTTTGAACAGGGTGACTGGATAGAGATAGACAATATGGACGGTACAGTGGTCGAGATCGGCCTGAGAGCAACTACTATTCGTACGTTCGACAATGCACTCATCTCTATTCCAAACTTCAAACTGGTCAATGAAGGTATCAAGAATTGGAGCAGAAGAAGTATCGGACGGCGTATCAAAATGATCATAGGTGTCACTTACGAATCTGACTTTGAGAATATAAAAAAAGCCATTGAAGAGATACGTACGATGCTCCGCGAACATCCGGGCATCGCCAATGAGCGTACACAGTTCCAGTCTTTCTACCGCCAGCCAAAGCTCATTTCAGCAGAAGATTTCAAAGGGGTAAAACGAACGACACTTGTCTATATGGACGAATTTGCCGATTCGAGTATCAATATCCTGATCTACTGTTTTTCCCGTTCAGTGGTCTGGCAGGAGTGGCTTTCTGTCAAAGAGGATGTCATGTATAAAGTAGCCGAGATACTCAAGAAGTACGATCTTGACTTCGCATATCCGGCAATGACGGTCCACCTGGCCAAAGAGCAGGGCAAAGATGAAGAAAAGAAAGAGCAGGTAGTACAACACGGATTTTAG